A window of Ananas comosus cultivar F153 linkage group 4, ASM154086v1, whole genome shotgun sequence contains these coding sequences:
- the LOC109708497 gene encoding 5-oxoprolinase-like: MGSTKEEKFRFCIDRGGTFTDIYAEIPGQLDGYVMKLLSVDPSNYDDAPIEGIRRILEEFTREKVPRSSKIPTDKIEWIRMGTTVATNALLERKGERIALCVTEGFRDLLQIGNQARPNIFDLTVTKPSNLYEEVIEVDERIELVLDKEKDPSSSIEGISGELIKVAKPLNEETLKPLLKGLLVKGINCLAVVLMHSYTYPHHELLVEKLALSMGFRHVSLSSSLTPMVRAVPRGLTASVDAYLTPVIKEYLSGFLSRFEGGSEKVNVLFMQSDGGLAPEQRFSGHKAVLSGPAGGVVGYSQTLFGLETSKPLIGFDMGGTSTDVSRYSGSYEQVLETQIAGVMIQAPQLDINTVAAGGGSKLKFQFGSFRVGPDSVGAHPGPVCYRKGGELAVTDANLILGTVIPDYFPSIFGPNEDQPLDIEATRKAFEKLASEINSYRKSQDPSVKDMIVEEIALGFINVANETMCRPIRQLTEMKGHETRTHALGCFGGAGPQHACAIARSLGMSEVLIHRYCGILSAYGMGLADVVEEVQEPYSSVYDADSVAEASRREGLLIEQVKQKLGEQGFSDESIRTESYLNLRYEGTDTAIMVKRPGGENVDDYAAEFLRIFQQEYGFKLQNRKILICDVRVRGIGTTSILKPRELEPVLTSPVPEGSYKIYFDKEWYETPLFKLENLGCGHVLQGPAIIMNGNSTVIVEPKCKAVISKYGNIKIEINSPTSDAKIDGKVADVVQLSIFNNRFMGIAEQMGRTLQRTSISTNIKERLDFSCALFGPDGGLVANAPHVPVHLGAMSSTVCWQLNYWADNLNEGDVLVTNHPSAGGNHLPDITVITPVFDNNKIVFFVASRGHHAEIGGITPGSMPPFSKSIWEEGAAIKAFKLVEKGVFQEEGIVRLLQSPCLDENSAKRVPGTRRIQDNLSDLRAQVAANQRGITLIKELINQYSLATVQSYMTHVQNNAEEAVRQMLKQVASRVEKEKGTYIIEEEDYMDDGSVIHLKLSIESTKGEAIFDFEGTSSEVYGNWNAPEAVTAAAVIYCLRCLVNVDIPLNQGCLAPVKIFIPEGSFLSPSDKAAVVGGNVLTSQRVTDVILTAFQACACSQGCMNNLTFGDDTFGYYETIGGGCGAGPTWDGTSGVQCHMTNTRMTDPEIFEQRYPVILHGFGIRGNSGGAGFHRGGDGIVREIEFRRPVVVSILSERRVHAPRGLKGGKDGARGANFLIRKDKRRVYLGGKNTVVVDAGEILQIFTPGGGGFGSPF, encoded by the coding sequence ATGGGGAGCACGAAGGAGGAGAAATTTAGATTCTGCATCGACAGGGGCGGCACATTCACAGACATATATGCAGAGATACCCGGTCAGTTGGATGGCTATGTAATGAAGCTCTTATCTGTGGACCCATCAAACTACGATGATGCTCCGATCGAAGGGATCAGAAGGATTCTCGAAGAGTTCACCAGAGAGAAAGTGCCCCGATCTTCGAAGATCCCAACTGATAAGATCGAGTGGATTCGAATGGGCACCACAGTGGCAACCAATGCTCTTTTAGAGAGGAAAGGCGAAAGGATCGCCCTTTGCGTAACTGAAGGCTTTAGAGATTTGCTTCAGATTGGAAACCAGGCCCGGCCAAACATCTTCGATCTAACAGTCACAAAGCCCTCAAATCTATACGAGGAGGTCATAGAGGTTGATGAGAGGATTGAGCTTGTTCTTGATAAAGAAAAGGATCCTTCTTCGTCAATCGAAGGGATATCAGGGGAGTTAATTAAAGTTGCAAAGCCTCTAAATGAAGAAACACTAAAGCCATTGTTAAAAGGTCTGCTCGTTAAAGGAATTAACTGTTTGGCAGTTGTTTTGATGCATTCTTACACCTACCCACATCACGAACTCTTGGTCGAGAAGTTGGCTTTGAGCATGGGCTTCAGGCACGTCTCTTTGTCTTCATCTTTGACTCCAATGGTTCGCGCTGTGCCCCGTGGACTAACGGCAAGTGTCGACGCTTACCTTACTCCAGTAATTAAGGAATACTTATCAGGATTCTTGTCTAGGTTTGAGGGGGGTTCAGAAAAGGTAAATGTATTGTTTATGCAATCAGATGGAGGTCTCGCACCAGAACAAAGATTTTCCGGGCATAAAGCTGTATTGTCAGGTCCCGCCGGAGGGGTTGTTGGTTACTCGCAAACCCTATTTGGGCTCGAGACATCAAAACCACTAATTGGTTTTGATATGGGTGGTACTTCTACTGATGTGAGCCGTTACAGTGGAAGCTACGAGCAGGTTCTTGAGACTCAGATTGCTGGGGTAATGATTCAAGCACCTCAGTTGGACATCAACACAGTGGCTGCTGGTGGTGGATCCAAGCTTAAGTTTCAATTTGGGTCCTTCAGGGTGGGACCTGATTCAGTTGGGGCGCATCCTGGCCCTGTGTGTTACAGGAAAGGTGGGGAATTAGCAGTCACCGATGCTAATTTGATCTTAGGAACAGTTATTCCTGACTATTTCCCATCAATATTTGGTCCCAATGAAGATCAACCTTTGGATATTGAAGCTACAAGAAAAGCATTCGAGAAGCTAGCGAGTGAAATAAACTCTTACAGGAAGAGTCAGGACCCATCGGTGAAGGATATGATCGTTGAGGAGATTGCCCTAGGGTTTATAAATGTGGCAAATGAAACTATGTGTCGGCCTATTCGCCAATTGACGGAAATGAAAGGTCATGAAACACGAACCCATGCACTTGGGTGCTTTGGTGGCGCGGGCCCACAGCATGCATGTGCTATAGCAAGGTCCTTAGGCATGTCCGAGGTCCTAATTCATCGATATTGTGGGATATTGAGTGCTTATGGAATGGGTCTAGCTGATGTTGTTGAAGAGGTTCAGGAGCCATATTCCTCCGTTTACGATGCTGATTCTGTTGCTGAGGCCTCTCGAAGGGAGGGTCTTTTAATAGAACAGGTAAAACAAAAGCTTGGAGAACAGGGATTTAGTGATGAAAGCATTCGTACTGAATCTTATTTGAACTTGAGGTACGAGGGCACTGATACAGCCATTATGGTTAAAAGACCCGGAGGAGAAAATGTTGATGATTATGCTGCGGAGTTTCTTAGGATATTCCAACAAGAGTATGGCTTTAAACTGCAAAACAGAAAGATACTCATATGTGATGTTAGGGTTCGTGGTATTGGCACCACAAGCATCTTGAAACCACGGGAGCTTGAGCCAGTGTTGACAAGTCCTGTACCAGAAGGCTCTTACAAGATTTATTTTGATAAAGAGTGGTACGAGACTCCGCTATTCAAGCTTGAAAATTTGGGTTGTGGCCATGTTCTACAAGGACCTGCAATTATAATGAATGGAAACAGTACAGTGATCGTAGAACCAAAATGTAAAGCCGTTATCTCTAAGTATGGTAACATAAAAATTGAGATTAATTCACCCACAAGCGATGCAAAGATTGATGGAAAGGTTGCAGATGTAGTACAACTTTCCATCTTCAACAACCGCTTTATGGGCATTGCCGAGCAAATGGGCCGGACCCTTCAAAGAACCTCAATATCCACAAACATCAAAGAACGGCTTGATTTCTCTTGTGCTCTCTTTGGGCCGGATGGAGGGCTTGTGGCAAATGCCCCACATGTACCTGTGCATTTGGGGGCTATGTCTAGTACCGTTTGTTGGCAACTTAATTACTGGGCCGATAATCTAAACGAAGGCGATGTTCTTGTTACCAATCATCCTTCTGCAGGAGGAAACCATCTTCCAGATATAACAGTTATCACACCAGTTTTTGATAATaacaaaatagtattttttgtGGCTAGTAGAGGACATCATGCAGAGATTGGTGGAATTACTCCGGGAAGCATGCCGCCTTTCTCGAAGTCCATTTGGGAAGAAGGCGCGGCGATTAAAGCATTCAAACTTGTAGAGAAAGGTGTTTTTCAAGAAGAAGGTATAGTTCGCTTACTTCAGTCGccgtgtttggatgaaaattcaGCTAAAAGAGTCCCTGGGACCCGCAGGATACAAGATAACTTATCGGATCTCCGGGCCCAGGTGGCTGCAAACCAGAGAGGGATAACACTCATCAAAGAGCTCATCAATCAGTACAGTTTAGCTACCGTTCAATCTTATATGACACACGTTCAAAACAATGCTGAAGAAGCCGTGAGGCAAATGTTAAAACAAGTTGCTTCTAGAgttgaaaaagagaaaggaactTATATTATTGAAGAAGAAGACTATATGGATGATGGTTCCGTAATCCATTTGAAGCTCAGTATCGAGTCTACCAAAGGTGAAgctatttttgattttgaaggTACAAGTTCGGAGGTTTACGGGAATTGGAATGCGCCTGAGGCGGTAACAGCAGCGGCTGTTATATACTGCTTGCGATGTTTGGTTAATGTTGATATCCCATTGAATCAAGGGTGCTTAGCCCCTGTGAAAATCTTCATTCCGGAAGGTTCTTTCCTTTCTCCCAGCGATAAAGCTGCTGTTGTGGGTGGCAACGTGCTGACTTCTCAAAGGGTAACAGACGTAATTTTGACTGCATTTCAGGCGTGTGCGTGCTCTCAAGGTTGCATGAATAATTTAACATTTGGGGACGACACTTTCGGCTACTACGAAACAATTGGAGGTGGGTGTGGAGCGGGGCCCACTTGGGATGGGACCAGTGGGGTTCAATGCCACATGACTAATACCAGGATGACCGATCCAGAAATATTCGAGCAGCGGTATCCTGTTATTCTGCATGGGTTTGGAATTCGAGGGAATAGCGGTGGGGCTGGATTCCATAGAGGGGGTGACGGGATCGTTAGGGAAATAGAGTTTCGGCGCCCTGTGGTGGTGAGCATACTTTCTGAGAGGCGAGTTCACGCGCCGAGAGGATTGAAGGGAGGAAAAGATGGGGCCCGAGGTGCAAATTTTCTGATTAGGAAGGATAAGCGGAGGGTTTATCTCGGCGGGAAAAACACTGTCGTGGTTGATGCAGGCGAGATTCTTCAGATTTTTACTCCTGGGGGTGGTGGCTTCGGCTCCCCTTTTTGA
- the LOC109709422 gene encoding uncharacterized protein LOC109709422, producing MGTEVLRPQDCLVRHSPAFRRPNPNPNCSPRSNPNPSARSWRRAATYGARRRWEGSAKRGGAGRPQQVVAAGRVGILKRGGDDAAKKAEEGWEAAVFVAXDAYAGSAFAASPSPRALPLPRFPRRSEAAAEEATRALRRLLRLE from the coding sequence ATGGGGACGGAGGTGTTGCGGCCGCAGGATTGCCTGGTGAGGCACTCCCCGGCGTTCCGAagacctaaccctaaccctaattgtAGCCCTAGatcgaaccctaaccctagcgcGAGATCGTGGAGGAGGGCGGCGACTTACGGGGCTCGGAGAAGGTGGGAGGGCTCGGCGaagcgcggcggcgcggggagGCCGCAGCAGGTGGTGGCGGCGGGGCGGGTCGGGATCCTGAAGCGCGGGGGGGACGACGCGGCGAAGAAGGCGGAGGAGGGGTGGGAGGCGGCGGTGTTCGTGGCGGNCGACGCGTACGCGGGGTCAGCGTTCGCggcgtcgccgtcgccgagggCGCTGCCGCTGCCGCGGTTCCCGCGGCGGAgtgaggcggcggcggaggaggccaCGCGGGCTCTCAGGCGATTGCTACGCCTCGAATGA